The Magnolia sinica isolate HGM2019 chromosome 9, MsV1, whole genome shotgun sequence genome contains a region encoding:
- the LOC131256313 gene encoding nuclear-pore anchor-like: protein MEKLKGEAQANKDHMLQYKEIAQLNEVALKQIESAPEKFKAEADKLKKSLEDEIHFLKGRVSELESDLVLKSTEVTSAVSGKEEALSSYDRLSKVKYCLFRNVNVGCII from the exons ATGGAAAAACTGAAAGGGGAGGCACAAGCCAACAAGGATCACATGCTACAG TATAAAGAAATAGCACAATTGAATGAAGTTGCATTGAAGCAAATTGAATCTGCTCCTGAAAAATTCAAAGCTGAG gctgacaagctaaagaagtcactAGAGGATGAAATTCactttctcaagggaagggtttcagaacttgaaagtgatcttgtgttaaagtccacagaagttacatctgcagtttcagggaaagaagaagctctatcttcttatgataggttgagcaaagtgaagtattgtttatttagaaatgtgaatgtgggatgcattatatga